One Equus caballus isolate H_3958 breed thoroughbred chromosome 14, TB-T2T, whole genome shotgun sequence DNA segment encodes these proteins:
- the GUK1 gene encoding guanylate kinase isoform X6: MSGPRPVVLSGPSGAGKSTLLKRLLQEHGSVFGFSVSHTTRNPRPGEENGKDYYFVTREVMQRDIAAGDFIEHAEFSGNLYGTSKAAVRAVQAMNRICILDVDLQGVRNIKKTDLRPIYIFVQPPSLEVLEQRLRQRNTETEESLAKRLAAARADMESSKEPGLFDLVIINDSLDEAYRTLREALSEEIKKAQGTGRS, from the exons ATGTCGGGACCAAGGCCCGTGGTCCTGAGCGGGCCGTCCGGGGCCGGAAAGAGCACCCTGTTGAAGAGGCTCCTGCAGGAGCACGGCAGTGTCTTCGGCTTCAGCGTGTCCC ACACGACAAGGAACCCGCGGCCGGGAGAGGAGAACGGCAAAG ATTACTACTTTGTGACAAGGGAGGTGATGCAGCGGGACATTGCCGCTGGTGATTTTATCGAGCACGCTGAGTTCTCAGGAAACCTATACGGGACCAG CAAAGCGGCCGTACGGGCCGTACAGGCCATGAACCGCATCTgcatcctggatgtggacctgcAGGGCGTGCGCAACATCAAGAAGACTGACCTGCGGCCCATCTACATCTTCGTGCAGCCGCCCTCACTGGAAGTCCTG GAGCAGCGGCTGCGGCAGCGGAACACCGAGACGGAGGAGAGCCTGGCCAAGCGGCTGGCCGCCGCGCGGGCTGACATGGAGAGCA gcaaGGAGCCGGGCCTGTTTGACTTGGTCATCATCAACGACAGCCTGGACGAGGCCTACCGGACCCTAAGGGAGGCGCTCTCCGAG GAAATCAAAAAGGCCCAGGGGACCGGCCGCTCCTGA
- the GUK1 gene encoding guanylate kinase isoform X4 yields the protein MSGPRPVVLSGPSGAGKSTLLKRLLQEHGSVFGFSVSHTTRNPRPGEENGKVLVGLLILPDAQHRSLCSLPGGSRWSPVLVSWLWAASSSSSSFADYYFVTREVMQRDIAAGDFIEHAEFSGNLYGTSKAAVRAVQAMNRICILDVDLQGVRNIKKTDLRPIYIFVQPPSLEVLEQRLRQRNTETEESLAKRLAAARADMESSKEPGLFDLVIINDSLDEAYRTLREALSEEIKKAQGTGRS from the exons ATGTCGGGACCAAGGCCCGTGGTCCTGAGCGGGCCGTCCGGGGCCGGAAAGAGCACCCTGTTGAAGAGGCTCCTGCAGGAGCACGGCAGTGTCTTCGGCTTCAGCGTGTCCC ACACGACAAGGAACCCGCGGCCGGGAGAGGAGAACGGCAAAG TTTTAGTAGGGCTTCTGATCCTGCCTGATGCACAGCACAGAAGTCTCTGCAGCCTCCCCGGTGGCAGCCGGTGGTCTCCAGTCCTGGTGTCCTGGCTGTGGGCAGCCTCGAGCAGCTCTTCCTCCTTTGCAGATTACTACTTTGTGACAAGGGAGGTGATGCAGCGGGACATTGCCGCTGGTGATTTTATCGAGCACGCTGAGTTCTCAGGAAACCTATACGGGACCAG CAAAGCGGCCGTACGGGCCGTACAGGCCATGAACCGCATCTgcatcctggatgtggacctgcAGGGCGTGCGCAACATCAAGAAGACTGACCTGCGGCCCATCTACATCTTCGTGCAGCCGCCCTCACTGGAAGTCCTG GAGCAGCGGCTGCGGCAGCGGAACACCGAGACGGAGGAGAGCCTGGCCAAGCGGCTGGCCGCCGCGCGGGCTGACATGGAGAGCA gcaaGGAGCCGGGCCTGTTTGACTTGGTCATCATCAACGACAGCCTGGACGAGGCCTACCGGACCCTAAGGGAGGCGCTCTCCGAG GAAATCAAAAAGGCCCAGGGGACCGGCCGCTCCTGA
- the GUK1 gene encoding guanylate kinase isoform X5 — protein sequence MLRRPLAGLAAAALGRAASDGMSGPRPVVLSGPSGAGKSTLLKRLLQEHGSVFGFSVSHTTRNPRPGEENGKDYYFVTREVMQRDIAAGDFIEHAEFSGNLYGTSKAAVRAVQAMNRICILDVDLQGVRNIKKTDLRPIYIFVQPPSLEVLEQRLRQRNTETEESLAKRLAAARADMESSKEPGLFDLVIINDSLDEAYRTLREALSEEIKKAQGTGRS from the exons GGATGTCGGGACCAAGGCCCGTGGTCCTGAGCGGGCCGTCCGGGGCCGGAAAGAGCACCCTGTTGAAGAGGCTCCTGCAGGAGCACGGCAGTGTCTTCGGCTTCAGCGTGTCCC ACACGACAAGGAACCCGCGGCCGGGAGAGGAGAACGGCAAAG ATTACTACTTTGTGACAAGGGAGGTGATGCAGCGGGACATTGCCGCTGGTGATTTTATCGAGCACGCTGAGTTCTCAGGAAACCTATACGGGACCAG CAAAGCGGCCGTACGGGCCGTACAGGCCATGAACCGCATCTgcatcctggatgtggacctgcAGGGCGTGCGCAACATCAAGAAGACTGACCTGCGGCCCATCTACATCTTCGTGCAGCCGCCCTCACTGGAAGTCCTG GAGCAGCGGCTGCGGCAGCGGAACACCGAGACGGAGGAGAGCCTGGCCAAGCGGCTGGCCGCCGCGCGGGCTGACATGGAGAGCA gcaaGGAGCCGGGCCTGTTTGACTTGGTCATCATCAACGACAGCCTGGACGAGGCCTACCGGACCCTAAGGGAGGCGCTCTCCGAG GAAATCAAAAAGGCCCAGGGGACCGGCCGCTCCTGA
- the GUK1 gene encoding guanylate kinase isoform X2, whose product MLRRPLAGLAAAALGRAASDGMSGPRPVVLSGPSGAGKSTLLKRLLQEHGSVFGFSVSHTTRNPRPGEENGKVLVGLLILPDAQHRSLCSLPGGSRWSPVLVSWLWAASSSSSSFADYYFVTREVMQRDIAAGDFIEHAEFSGNLYGTSKAAVRAVQAMNRICILDVDLQGVRNIKKTDLRPIYIFVQPPSLEVLEQRLRQRNTETEESLAKRLAAARADMESSKEPGLFDLVIINDSLDEAYRTLREALSEEIKKAQGTGRS is encoded by the exons GGATGTCGGGACCAAGGCCCGTGGTCCTGAGCGGGCCGTCCGGGGCCGGAAAGAGCACCCTGTTGAAGAGGCTCCTGCAGGAGCACGGCAGTGTCTTCGGCTTCAGCGTGTCCC ACACGACAAGGAACCCGCGGCCGGGAGAGGAGAACGGCAAAG TTTTAGTAGGGCTTCTGATCCTGCCTGATGCACAGCACAGAAGTCTCTGCAGCCTCCCCGGTGGCAGCCGGTGGTCTCCAGTCCTGGTGTCCTGGCTGTGGGCAGCCTCGAGCAGCTCTTCCTCCTTTGCAGATTACTACTTTGTGACAAGGGAGGTGATGCAGCGGGACATTGCCGCTGGTGATTTTATCGAGCACGCTGAGTTCTCAGGAAACCTATACGGGACCAG CAAAGCGGCCGTACGGGCCGTACAGGCCATGAACCGCATCTgcatcctggatgtggacctgcAGGGCGTGCGCAACATCAAGAAGACTGACCTGCGGCCCATCTACATCTTCGTGCAGCCGCCCTCACTGGAAGTCCTG GAGCAGCGGCTGCGGCAGCGGAACACCGAGACGGAGGAGAGCCTGGCCAAGCGGCTGGCCGCCGCGCGGGCTGACATGGAGAGCA gcaaGGAGCCGGGCCTGTTTGACTTGGTCATCATCAACGACAGCCTGGACGAGGCCTACCGGACCCTAAGGGAGGCGCTCTCCGAG GAAATCAAAAAGGCCCAGGGGACCGGCCGCTCCTGA